The DNA region TTGTAAGTAGAAATAAATATATTGATTTAATAAAAGCTATTAAAGAATCGGATATAGTTATTAGTGGTGGAGGCTCAATCCTACAAGATACTACTAGTGCGAGGTCCTTGATTTATTATTTAAGCATTATATATATTGCTAAGAAAATGGGCAAAAAAGTAATGTTTTATGGCAATGGTTTTGGACCTATAACCAAAGCTATTAATAAAAAGCTAGTTAAGCATATTATTAATAAGGTAGATATTATTACAGTAAGAGATTATCAGTCTAAGGAAGAAATGATATCTCTCGGAATAAAGAAGGAAATTATTGTAACGGCTGATGTAACCTTTGCCTATAAAGCATTACCTGAAATAGAAATAGAAGAAATGTTAATTGATGATGAAATAGATACGGATAAGAAAATGATTGGTATATCGGTTAGAGAATGGAAAAATGAAGAAAAATATAAAAGTGTTATTGCAAAGGCTGGAGACTATTTAATAGATAAAGGGTATGAGGTTATTTTTATACCTATGCAGCATCCAAGGGATTATATAATTTCTGAAGAAATTGCATCTATGATGGAAAGAACACCTAAAATATTACAGAAAATATATTCCCCTAAAGAACTAATAAGCTTAATGGGTAAACTATATATTATGATAGGTATGAGGCTACACTCACTCATATTTGCAACTATTGCAGGAACTCCAATTTTAGGTATAGAATATGATACTAAAATTTATAACTTTCTGCAAATAGTTGAGCAAGATAATGCAGGTAAAGTTGAAGATTTGGATATAGACAATGTTATAAAAAATATAGATAATGTTTTAGAACGTCGTCAGGAATATAAACATAGGATAGATTGTGTAAGAGATATGCTTAGAAAAAAGTCAGAGCAAAATATATTACTTTTGAAAAGCTTTATGGAAAAGGGTGAGAAAAAATGAGAAAGCAGGAAAGTATATTAGGTGTAAAATTTGATATAGTTAATGAAGATGAAGCACTAGAAAAATTAGTGGAATTTGTGGAAGAA from Alkaliphilus flagellatus includes:
- the csaB gene encoding polysaccharide pyruvyl transferase CsaB, whose protein sequence is MKNIFIFGYYGFQNTGDEAILQVMIDQIKENIPYAKLTVLTYKAQETIDKYNINVVSRNKYIDLIKAIKESDIVISGGGSILQDTTSARSLIYYLSIIYIAKKMGKKVMFYGNGFGPITKAINKKLVKHIINKVDIITVRDYQSKEEMISLGIKKEIIVTADVTFAYKALPEIEIEEMLIDDEIDTDKKMIGISVREWKNEEKYKSVIAKAGDYLIDKGYEVIFIPMQHPRDYIISEEIASMMERTPKILQKIYSPKELISLMGKLYIMIGMRLHSLIFATIAGTPILGIEYDTKIYNFLQIVEQDNAGKVEDLDIDNVIKNIDNVLERRQEYKHRIDCVRDMLRKKSEQNILLLKSFMEKGEKK